One Streptomyces sp. CG4 genomic window, CCCGTGCAGCAGCGGGCCGTGGAAGATGCCGTTGGCCAGGTCGTCGATCCGGCGGGCCGCCGCGACATCGGCCGGGTCCTGGGAAAGCGGCCGTACCACCGAGGAGTTGAGGCTGATCGCGATCTCGTTGCGGGCCGGCATCACCGAGCGCAGCGCCGAAGCCGCCAGCCCGTGGGCGAGGTTGAGGTGGTGGGCGGCGCGCAGGGCGGCCTCCGGTTCGGTACGGCCGGGGGCGTGCACACCGGAGCCGTAGCCCAGAAAGGCGCTGCACCAGGGCTCGTTGAGGGTGATCCACTGCTCCACCCGGTCGCCCAGCGCCTCGCCGACCAGCTGTGCGTACTCGGCGAACCGGAACGCGGTGTCCCGCTGCGGCCAGCCGCCCGCGTCCTCCAGCTCCTGCGGCAGGTCCCAGTGGTAGAGGGTGAGCGCGGGTTTGATGCCGTGGGCGAGGAGTTCGTCCACCAGGCGGCGGTAGAAGTCCAGGCCCACCTGGATCGCCGGGCCCCGCCCGGTGGGCTGCACCCGGGGCCAGGACACCGAGAAGCGGTACGCGTTCACGCCCAGCTCGGCCATGAGCGCCACGTCGTCGCGGTAGCGGTGGTAGTGGTCGGCGGCGATGTCACCGGTCTCACCGCCGGCCGTCCGGCCTGGCATATGGCTGAAGGTGTCCCAGATCGAGGGGGTACGGCCGCCCTCCCGCACCGCCCCCTCGATCTGGTAGGCGGAGGTCGCGGTGCCCCAGAGGAAGGCGGGGGGAAAGGTGACGGAGACATCGGGTTCGGACATGGAAGCGCTCCCATAGAGGTCGTAGCCGGACCGGCGAAACGGAGAGGTGAGGGGAGGGCAGGCGAGGCGAGGGGCAGGGGGCCGGAGCGGCGGTGATCCGGCCCCCGGGAGGCGGGGCGTCAGCCCTTGATCGCCCCCTGCATGATCCCGCCCACGATCTGCTTGCCGAACAGCAGGAAGGCGGCCAGCAGCGGCAGCGTGCCGAGCAGTGCGCCCGCCATGATCACCGCCTGGTCCGGGACATAGCCGGTGCCGAGCGAGTTCAGG contains:
- a CDS encoding GH1 family beta-glucosidase, translating into MSEPDVSVTFPPAFLWGTATSAYQIEGAVREGGRTPSIWDTFSHMPGRTAGGETGDIAADHYHRYRDDVALMAELGVNAYRFSVSWPRVQPTGRGPAIQVGLDFYRRLVDELLAHGIKPALTLYHWDLPQELEDAGGWPQRDTAFRFAEYAQLVGEALGDRVEQWITLNEPWCSAFLGYGSGVHAPGRTEPEAALRAAHHLNLAHGLAASALRSVMPARNEIAISLNSSVVRPLSQDPADVAAARRIDDLANGIFHGPLLHGAYPSSLLAATAPVTDWSYVREGDLRAINVPLNALGLNYYTPSLVSAVAGEAQSGPRADGHGASDHSPWPGADDVRFHQTPGERTEMGWTIDPTGLYDLITRYTREAPGLPLYVTENGAAYDDKPDPDGRVHDPERIAYLRGHLSEVRRALTDGADVRGYYLWSLMDNFEWSYGYGKRFGAVYVDYGTLERTPKSSARWYGEAARTGVLPEV